The proteins below are encoded in one region of Serratia symbiotica:
- the mazG gene encoding nucleoside triphosphate pyrophosphohydrolase: MTSSPPLQRLLNIMTTLRHPQAGCSWDRQQTFATLAPYTLEETYEVLDAIERQDYADLRDELGDVLFQVVFYAQMGQEQGLFNFDEVCNAISDKLERRHPHIFGADSENVAARWEQLKADERAEKALYSALDDIPQALPALMKAHKIQKRCAAVGFDWNTLAPVLDKVYEEIDEVMHEARQAVVDEQKLEEEIGDLLFATVNLARHLGHKAENALQVANRKFERRFRQVEEITRQQGLRLEEATQEQKEAAWQQVKRQEN; the protein is encoded by the coding sequence ATGACTTCATCTCCCCCGCTGCAACGCCTGCTGAATATTATGACAACGCTGCGCCACCCGCAGGCGGGTTGCTCATGGGATCGCCAGCAGACCTTCGCCACCCTCGCACCTTATACACTGGAAGAGACCTACGAAGTACTGGACGCCATTGAACGTCAGGACTACGCCGACCTGCGTGACGAGTTGGGTGACGTGCTGTTCCAGGTGGTATTTTACGCCCAGATGGGGCAGGAACAAGGGTTGTTCAATTTCGATGAAGTGTGCAACGCTATCAGCGACAAACTGGAGCGCCGTCATCCGCACATTTTTGGTGCCGACAGCGAGAACGTGGCGGCGCGTTGGGAGCAACTGAAAGCCGATGAGCGTGCCGAGAAGGCACTGTATTCGGCATTGGACGATATCCCACAGGCGCTGCCAGCGCTGATGAAAGCGCACAAAATCCAAAAGCGCTGCGCTGCTGTCGGCTTTGACTGGAACACCTTAGCTCCCGTGCTGGACAAGGTGTATGAAGAGATCGACGAGGTGATGCATGAAGCCCGCCAGGCGGTAGTTGATGAGCAAAAACTGGAGGAAGAGATTGGCGATCTGCTGTTCGCCACGGTCAACTTAGCGCGCCACCTCGGCCATAAGGCTGAAAACGCCTTGCAGGTGGCGAATCGCAAGTTCGAACGGCGTTTCCGCCAGGTGGAAGAGATCACCAGACAGCAAGGGCTACGCCTGGAAGAGGCTACGCAAGAGCAAAAGGAAGCGGCTTGGCAACAGGTTAAAC